The Salvelinus sp. IW2-2015 linkage group LG15, ASM291031v2, whole genome shotgun sequence genome includes a region encoding these proteins:
- the LOC111974849 gene encoding SH2 domain-containing protein 3C isoform X1 — protein sequence MSKRKLSLKWFGSLSNLSIRRSSDKTDPKITSKPDGSHSDKTLGANSVDDMDTCLLSPGYARSSDMYTHVGTVPRKERQKSSKESKKKKSSKGQISGGQSQCQAGDYVRDSPLLSVLSSTHLSALEKPLPGGLTGKTLPVVQAPTHSPSPSCDTDTLPSRRGSYEVPKSSALNKPSGNQDPPLTCEDHSVVNAARTNPCVPDPATMPFSQSTQYYSDPVSPTALTKDLYEVMDPIAQVVRRDTEQKTQDDGSRTLGDSQRMGTFDCQLDPIESKGEYVKFSKERFWLDVPSEKLRRELEEELKLSSSNLLSHGWYHGHIPWEVSETLVLHHGDFLIRDSLSSLEDYVLTNRWNQNTLHFLISKVLLQTSETYTRVQYTLEGEAFDSVPALVHFYVGNRMVLTQQSGAQIHSPVNRTLPLHYLEAAFALANHKGPLNSPSCQKGALVKTQSGNGMDKICPLSPSTVHHRGAVRSCSFNLDQIEKIHQPSSPIGENLLSSPFITQQPRSPRVIRVPEVAPSPSVSRRSSSRTQPCPSPSPSPNNNTQQTTRAQASPTHIYLTPDTDSSYSQLCPATPPAQSYVKRLCTEEEEGQSVVDPVKEENVYEVPIVETASAFRPSRYQSPLMPKENRPLEVGVLRRIKELLAQVDAKTAAKHITKADCMVARILNVTPEMQRKMGVSSGMELLTLPHGHQLRLDLLERFQTMSIMLAVEVLGCTGSTEERASLLHKTIQMAAELKSNLGNMFGFAAIMRTLELPQICRLEQTWMVLRQRHTEGAILYEKTLKPFMKRMNDGKESGAFSNTSFPHVVPLLSLLEKSVAVADGAEPWETVEAGMDVVMSHLAAARTMAQLGGNYCANAEKKLQGFQEQAEVLELFLTEFQMRLLWGSRGAEENQAERYTKFDQVLTALSNKLEPPHSAQ from the exons ATGAGCAAACGAAAACTGA GTCTCAAGTGGTTTGGAAGTCTCTCCAATCTCTCCATCCGTCGTTCGTCAGACAAGACAGACCCCAAGATAACCTCAAAGCCTGATGGGAGCCACAGTGACAAAACTTTGGGGGCCAACTCAGTTGATGACATGGATACCTGCTTACTCAGCCCGGGCTATGCTCGCTCCAGTGACATGTACACACACGTAGGTACCGTGCCTCGAAAGGAGAGGCAGAAAAGCAGCAAGGAgtcaaagaaaaaaaagagtagCAAAGGTCAGATCAGTGGAGGGCAGAGCCAGTGTCAGGCTGGGGACTATGTACGTGATTCTCCTCTTCTGAGTGTCCTGTCTAGTACCCATCTTTCAGCTTTAGAGAAGCCATTGCCTGGTGGCCTTACAGGGAAAACACTGCCAGTGGTTCAGGCCcccactcactctccctcacCCAGCTGTGACACAGATACACTGCCATCCCGTAGAGGCTCATATGAGGTACCCAAGTCCTCTGCACTTAATAAACCCTCAGGAAATCAAGATCCACCATTGACATGTGAGGACCACTCAGTGGTCAATGCAGCCAGGACCAATCCTTGTGTGCCTGACCCTGCCACTATGCCTTTCTCCCAGAGCACTCAGTACTACTCTGACCCAGTGTCACCCACAGCGCTTACCAAGGACTTGTATGAGGTGATGGACCCTATAGCACAGGTGGTCCGCAGAGATACAGAGCAGAAGACACAAGATGATGGAAGCAGGACTCTGGGAGATTCACAGCGGATGGGGACATTTGACTG CCAATTGGATCCAATTGAAAGCAAAGGTGAATATGTGAAG TTCTCCAAGGAGAGGTTCTGGTTGGACGTCCCGTCTGAGAAGCTGCGCAGGGAGCTGGAGGAAGAGCTGAAACTAAGCAGCAGCAACCTGTTGAGCCATGGCTGGTACCATGGACACATCCCCTGGGAG GTGTCAGAGACTCTGGTGTTGCACCATGGGGACTTCCTCATCCGAGACTCGCTCTCCAGCCTGGAAGACTATGTGCTGACCAACCGCTGGAACCAAAATACCCTGCACTTCCTAATAAGCAAGGTCCTGCTTCAGACCAGTGAGACCTACACCCGGGTCCAGTACACCCTGGAGGGAGAGGCCTTCGACTCCGTGCCTGCTTTGGTTCACTTCTACGTGGGGAACAGGATGGTTTTGACTCAGCAGAGTGGGGCTCAGATCCACAGTCCCGTTAATCGtactctaccactacactacTTGGAGGCAGCCTTCGCTCTGGCCAACCACAAGGGCCCTCTGAACTCTCCCTCCTGTCAGAAAGGGGCTCTGGTCAAGACCCAGAGTGGGAATGGGATGGACAAGATCTGCCCGCTTAG ccCTTCTACTGTTCACCACAGGGGGGCAGTCAGGAGCTGTAGCTTCAATTTGGATCAGATTGAGAAAATCCATCAGCCCTCTTCACCTATTGGAGAGAACCTTCTCTCTTCGCCATTCA TCACCCAGCAGCCCAGGAGTCCACGTGTCATCCGAGTGCCAGAGGTGGCTCCCTCCCCATCTGTCTCCAGACGCTCCAGCAGCAGGACCCAACCCTgcccctcaccctcaccctcccccaacaacaacacacaacagaccACCAGAGCCCAGGCCTCACCAACCCACATATATCTGACTCCAGACACAGACAGCAGCTACAGTCAGCTCTGTCCTGCCACCCCACCAGCTCAGAGTTATGTGAAGCGGCTGtgtacggaggaggaggagggacagagtgTTGTAGACCCTGTGAAGGAGGAGAATGTGTATGAGGTCCCTATAGTGGAAACAGCCTCTGCCTTCAGGCCTAGTAGGTACCAGTCCCCACTGATGCCCAAGGAGAACAGGCCCCTGGAGGTGGGGGTGCTGAGGAGGATCAAGGAGCTGCTAGCCCAGGTGGATGCCAAGACAGCGGCTAAACACATCACCAAGGCTGACTGCAtg GTCGCCAGAATATTGAACGTGACTCCGGAGATGCAGAGGAAGATGGGTGTAAGTTCTGGGATGGAGCTACTGACCCTCCCACACGGTCACCAACTCCGTCTGGACCTGCTGGAAAG GTTCCAGACCATGTCCATCATGCTAGCTGTGGAGGTGCTGGGTTGTACTGGCAGCACTGAGGAGAGAGCTTCCCTGCTGCACAAAACCATCCAAATGGCTGCTGAGCTCAAGAGCAACCTGGGCAACATGTTTGGCTTCGCCGCCATTATGAGAACCTTAGAGCTGCCACAG ATCTGCCGTCTGGAGCAGACGTGGATGGTGTTACGCCAGCGACACACAGAGGGCGCTATCCTCTATGAGAAAACCTTGAAGCCTTTCATGAAGCGCATGAACGATGGGAAAG AGAGCGGTGCATTTTCTAACACATCTTTCCCGCACGTGGTGCCCCTCCTATCCCTCCTGGAGAAGAGTGTGGCGGTGGCGGACGGGGCGGAGCCCTGGGAGACGGTGGAAGCGGGGATGGATGTGGTGATGAGTCATCTGGCGGCGGCACGTACTATGGCACAGCTGGGTGGCAACTACTGCGCCAACGCAGAGAAAAAGCTACAGG GTTTCCAGGAGCAAGCTGAGGTTCTAGAACTCTTCCTCACAGAATTCCAGATGAGGTTGCTGTGGGGGAGTCGGGGGGCGGAGGAGAACCAGGCAGAGCGATACACCAAGTTTGACCAGGTGTTGACCGCCCTGTCCAACAAACTGGAGCCCCCCCATTCGGCACAGTGA
- the LOC111974849 gene encoding SH2 domain-containing protein 3C isoform X2: MCETHDIGYRPIPSRLFTTMGISQLDPIESKGEYVKFSKERFWLDVPSEKLRRELEEELKLSSSNLLSHGWYHGHIPWEVSETLVLHHGDFLIRDSLSSLEDYVLTNRWNQNTLHFLISKVLLQTSETYTRVQYTLEGEAFDSVPALVHFYVGNRMVLTQQSGAQIHSPVNRTLPLHYLEAAFALANHKGPLNSPSCQKGALVKTQSGNGMDKICPLSPSTVHHRGAVRSCSFNLDQIEKIHQPSSPIGENLLSSPFITQQPRSPRVIRVPEVAPSPSVSRRSSSRTQPCPSPSPSPNNNTQQTTRAQASPTHIYLTPDTDSSYSQLCPATPPAQSYVKRLCTEEEEGQSVVDPVKEENVYEVPIVETASAFRPSRYQSPLMPKENRPLEVGVLRRIKELLAQVDAKTAAKHITKADCMVARILNVTPEMQRKMGVSSGMELLTLPHGHQLRLDLLERFQTMSIMLAVEVLGCTGSTEERASLLHKTIQMAAELKSNLGNMFGFAAIMRTLELPQICRLEQTWMVLRQRHTEGAILYEKTLKPFMKRMNDGKESGAFSNTSFPHVVPLLSLLEKSVAVADGAEPWETVEAGMDVVMSHLAAARTMAQLGGNYCANAEKKLQGFQEQAEVLELFLTEFQMRLLWGSRGAEENQAERYTKFDQVLTALSNKLEPPHSAQ; the protein is encoded by the exons ATGTGCGAAACTCATGATATAGGCTACCGCCCGATTCCGTCTCGATTATTTACTACCATGGGAATAAG CCAATTGGATCCAATTGAAAGCAAAGGTGAATATGTGAAG TTCTCCAAGGAGAGGTTCTGGTTGGACGTCCCGTCTGAGAAGCTGCGCAGGGAGCTGGAGGAAGAGCTGAAACTAAGCAGCAGCAACCTGTTGAGCCATGGCTGGTACCATGGACACATCCCCTGGGAG GTGTCAGAGACTCTGGTGTTGCACCATGGGGACTTCCTCATCCGAGACTCGCTCTCCAGCCTGGAAGACTATGTGCTGACCAACCGCTGGAACCAAAATACCCTGCACTTCCTAATAAGCAAGGTCCTGCTTCAGACCAGTGAGACCTACACCCGGGTCCAGTACACCCTGGAGGGAGAGGCCTTCGACTCCGTGCCTGCTTTGGTTCACTTCTACGTGGGGAACAGGATGGTTTTGACTCAGCAGAGTGGGGCTCAGATCCACAGTCCCGTTAATCGtactctaccactacactacTTGGAGGCAGCCTTCGCTCTGGCCAACCACAAGGGCCCTCTGAACTCTCCCTCCTGTCAGAAAGGGGCTCTGGTCAAGACCCAGAGTGGGAATGGGATGGACAAGATCTGCCCGCTTAG ccCTTCTACTGTTCACCACAGGGGGGCAGTCAGGAGCTGTAGCTTCAATTTGGATCAGATTGAGAAAATCCATCAGCCCTCTTCACCTATTGGAGAGAACCTTCTCTCTTCGCCATTCA TCACCCAGCAGCCCAGGAGTCCACGTGTCATCCGAGTGCCAGAGGTGGCTCCCTCCCCATCTGTCTCCAGACGCTCCAGCAGCAGGACCCAACCCTgcccctcaccctcaccctcccccaacaacaacacacaacagaccACCAGAGCCCAGGCCTCACCAACCCACATATATCTGACTCCAGACACAGACAGCAGCTACAGTCAGCTCTGTCCTGCCACCCCACCAGCTCAGAGTTATGTGAAGCGGCTGtgtacggaggaggaggagggacagagtgTTGTAGACCCTGTGAAGGAGGAGAATGTGTATGAGGTCCCTATAGTGGAAACAGCCTCTGCCTTCAGGCCTAGTAGGTACCAGTCCCCACTGATGCCCAAGGAGAACAGGCCCCTGGAGGTGGGGGTGCTGAGGAGGATCAAGGAGCTGCTAGCCCAGGTGGATGCCAAGACAGCGGCTAAACACATCACCAAGGCTGACTGCAtg GTCGCCAGAATATTGAACGTGACTCCGGAGATGCAGAGGAAGATGGGTGTAAGTTCTGGGATGGAGCTACTGACCCTCCCACACGGTCACCAACTCCGTCTGGACCTGCTGGAAAG GTTCCAGACCATGTCCATCATGCTAGCTGTGGAGGTGCTGGGTTGTACTGGCAGCACTGAGGAGAGAGCTTCCCTGCTGCACAAAACCATCCAAATGGCTGCTGAGCTCAAGAGCAACCTGGGCAACATGTTTGGCTTCGCCGCCATTATGAGAACCTTAGAGCTGCCACAG ATCTGCCGTCTGGAGCAGACGTGGATGGTGTTACGCCAGCGACACACAGAGGGCGCTATCCTCTATGAGAAAACCTTGAAGCCTTTCATGAAGCGCATGAACGATGGGAAAG AGAGCGGTGCATTTTCTAACACATCTTTCCCGCACGTGGTGCCCCTCCTATCCCTCCTGGAGAAGAGTGTGGCGGTGGCGGACGGGGCGGAGCCCTGGGAGACGGTGGAAGCGGGGATGGATGTGGTGATGAGTCATCTGGCGGCGGCACGTACTATGGCACAGCTGGGTGGCAACTACTGCGCCAACGCAGAGAAAAAGCTACAGG GTTTCCAGGAGCAAGCTGAGGTTCTAGAACTCTTCCTCACAGAATTCCAGATGAGGTTGCTGTGGGGGAGTCGGGGGGCGGAGGAGAACCAGGCAGAGCGATACACCAAGTTTGACCAGGTGTTGACCGCCCTGTCCAACAAACTGGAGCCCCCCCATTCGGCACAGTGA